Within Telopea speciosissima isolate NSW1024214 ecotype Mountain lineage chromosome 8, Tspe_v1, whole genome shotgun sequence, the genomic segment CACCCCTTAGTTGGTCtggcttctatggagtgcaaatcttcatctgggaagaggtcctctgtcactcgggaatcatcctcgtgggaaatgctgctagatggtcgagattgctcgccctttcacgGACTTTTGGtcgacataagttatgtcgaattcgataatagcaacaaccacctagccatcctcccctgtcaatgctggtttctcaaagaggtacttgattggatccatacgagagatcaacttgacgggatgtgacaccatgtagtgcctcagcgcttagttacccaaaccgagagatgtacatgtctttttcTATCGGGGCATATCGAGTTTCGTACTCGATGAATTTCCTgctcacatagtagattgcatgctcttctccatcagccttgccaacttgggccatcattgatccgaccatTGTTTCTCCTAccgacaaatataggagcaaaggttcaggacacctggagggacaagtatgggaggagaaagtagatactctttgatcttcataaaggcatcttgacatttctcgttccattctttcggccCTTTCTTCcgtaggagtttgaagataggttcacaagtggatgtcaaccgagatataAATCTCGATGATGTTGGATGCGTCCcaaaaccctcgtacctctttttctcgtccgaggtggtggcatttccgtgatggcttttattttgtcgggtccacttctatccctctttcgccgACAAGAAATCCCGTAATTTTCTGCTtcggccccaaacacacacttcgagggttcagccttaagcttgtattctttgattctttcaaaaacttTCTAAGAgctgcaaaatggccttgtcggtcaatagatttgactatcatatcatcgacatatacctctacttctttgtgtatcatgtcgtatAGGATAGCCGTgaccgctctttgatatgttgccccagcatttttcaacccaaaaggcattactttgtaacaaaacgtgccccagggtatggtgaaggcagttttctccctgtcctccgggcacatactaatttggttatatcctgagaaaccgtTTATGAAGCGAGAGAGAGCGTGGCCTGcggtgttgtctaccaaaatgtcaatgtggggtaacggaaaatcatccttcggctgaccctgtttaggtcacgaaaatccacacacattctgaccttcccatctttcttagggactgggacaatattggacaaccattgagggtactgggttacttgaagaaatcctgcgTTCCATTGcttgattacttcttccctgatcttctcactccattccggccgcatccttcttaacttctgcttgactaggcgagcctccggatatgttggtaattcatgttgcacaatctttggatcgatgccgggcatatccttgtaggaccaggcgaagacttcctcaaattccttgaggagagagatcatttgggatgtttcgttattgctgagagaagcaccaattttgattattcgagggcattgatcggtccctatatttacggggtgggtatcctctcagacgggttgagctcttctttgctccaattgttctaacagattacgatgttctaagacattatcatcatcagaagaataggaagaagaagaagaaacatactcagaatcagtaatttcattcatgataaggggaagagtacagatagacccaatggactggacatttccaccggactcagatacagacttagacaggactatgctagagctggttacaactttaGATTCATCAATATGGAAAtcctccatcattcttgcccaattcgctacggatccttggagaggttgtatgagaagatgtggtgccggtccttcttcttcttcttcaatgatcactgctACTTCGAACAATTtgccgatcccttgatcccctgtgacttccttcttgctggcttgatccaattccatggctatccaatctacttcgttcttaaagaatacttcaagtcctggtagacggTCGCCCTGTTCTTGATCGAACCATGGTtctggatttccacagtaagggaagtcttctccctctttcacgaagtacccgttcagggtcttgaaatatggctcaccatttgccgTACTATTCGTCTATCCTGTgactttcttccttgggttcttcaggttaaaccctaatccacaacggttAGCATTGGTTGGTATCTCCGGGAACGCCGGTACTCCCTGTTGGTTTTTAcctaatccagggaaatatttcatctttctcataatctttacagaggcctcgctccacattgtcaggaatttccctagactctggtcttcttcacttgcagaggtagtacaaatgtggccgatttcaaacccacccagctgcacttcttgcgaggatgaaccgcctacttcaatgttggccaaagtgtgtaccatttccgggtctccaaaaatggtaatcactttctgatcatatatgaacttcagcttttgatgaagacttgatgctagggctcccgttgaatgtaaccatggtcttccaagcaacatattgaaggatgcttgaatgtcgatgacttggaagtctatggtaaagcaggctggtccaatcttaacactggtggtaagaatcccaatcacctcccttctggaattgtcgtatgccctgatggtttgactggacgacttcattttatctagagataaacccatgcatcacgcgctttgaggggcatcacattgagggcggacccattgtctatcgaACACAGGGAAccgattcttgttacattccgtaatgtaaagtgccggttgtgattctttcctcctgggggtaaatcctcttacgagaaaaaagagtgactgaatggcataagtggcccccactatgtgagataattcctcaggccccattcctatgggcacttgaaccatGGTAAGAGCTTTCAGGACAGCTTCTCAGtgggttggtgatgccattaataaaccccagattgagatgttggattgggctttcttcaattggtctagtactcggttttctggctcaacaactgTCGTGGactggctagaccgatatttttccactatcaactctttattcttgaagtttcggccactcctggtttccgccacctctgactctctttctttaatgaccaaccggactgggcaaaagtccccatcttcttcgtcactatcagtgatgataagatgacccttgggacaaattcgggttttacctccttcatcagacaaggccacgatagacttccgggcttgatttaggattcctgacagGGTTTCTCGCTTTTTAGCAACCTGCTGGACTGTATGGggttcttctggtatcaattggctaatggcatgaaaggcttcccAAGCCACTTGgtacatcttccttgcttccgccaatgacttatagaagctgcgatccttcttttctccttgagaaactgaactttcggacctcttttctggggttgaaataactgggtggatattccctgttgggtcatttactgcttctccctcattgacatgacacatatagaaatcatcatgtgctcttgcccatgtgcggtattctctgttaccctgatacggagacgggggaggagtcccacacaggtcttgtgtcaaggccaaagttaactttacagagttttccaaatggcgaattgcttgagggagcgcccactgttctctaacagattccagctgttgaagctcctcctggtacttatcatccaagaccaccgtcctcatgagtgtttcctggattttatctacatcccggtggatcttgttcacccggaatgataattcccatggtgcgggtccacaaatgttctcatacttctccagacgtgtccttggttgccaaggttcctcatccctcgtttcttcttccccttcagacacttcaacattggattcctctgatgcagattcttgcttactttcatcttcttcagatgattgttcttccaacggctcttccccttcatcatcaatgtccataggaaagatacctctggtggggtcaatctgaaattcccagaggttgatatcattgatccatgcgtcccatgtttcacttcttcggggcggatctggataggagaatgaatctgaatacaagaccaggtcttctggaggagttccgaacagatcacaggccaaagcattgactaaccaagtcatatttttcagctcatggagggttcgagcgagttcattgctctcatttggcatcaccaagcactcacaacgtgctgcgaagttactacacaccagatctggaaataaagaagtagccttgtacaggatctcttgagtatgggtggaaacatcgagtatatctgcgacctgatagaaggcgctcatgttccaacgctcgaaatcttctctggacaccgtccaatcgcctctgggaacccctaaagatgatatctcctcatcatctctgctttcatactcatctgatgatacgggttgaataaggctggtagggtcattattatcatcgcttccgatgttatttacccaatccatcgcttccactccttcgtcctccatcgttggactttgctcagcatactctatccatccctcatgGATATCTTGatcgtcttcctcatctgagctgttgTCAATATCTCCCCTTTCATgggcaagagagacttctttggtcagagcttgtccaatagctagtgctgagactgctttaaggagctgaggtgtgactctggtgatttcagtccctccttcttcaggaaccaggtgagatatttcggatgatgagaaaccatacttgcacaatggtgtcattatctcgagaccctctaatccatactccaagaaatccatcttaagccggttgatggatgctatacctctaccttggtcacatggttgccgCCTTTGTTCGGatattcccgtcacagttgGTTGGGCGCAATAAACGCAAATCTGCATCCTTTCGCCGTGCTTGCCGTGATTGCTCATCTCTTCcgaataccacgggatgggctggatcaatgtggtaggatcttggaatggtgtctcttctgCGCATGTTCACCGATCCTGTAGACGACTCgggaataggtcccctttaccggtggttgtgagattttccatgcggTATCggtattctacccatgtggcaccttcgactttggatgatagaaaggggaatcgggcgatccacttcctgagacacctcttgtcgaatctgtggttctttttcctccttaagtttcttggtcaacattgttatatagacgtgtgccttcattagcttcctcttcctgactggatgaatcaaggtggtaggatctgcttgctcggcatcctcttgaagcacatttactccatggttaggtagaggatttgtggtgacatttggcggctgcttcttctgaagttcaattttaccctcgtcaatcaagtcctggatcgcatgcttaagagctaggcatctatccgtatgatggccttattggtcgtggtaatgacagtacagattgggcttataccaggtaggtggattgttcaagtCCACAGGCTTAGGAGGAACGGAATTGATTATTCcctgtttcttgagcttggtgaataacaatgagggcatcattccttcaaagttgaaattcctcctggatgcttcagattcagtttggatcacaagggGGGTGGATCCTGTGGCTACCCACTGGACTTCGCGCTTTGGCGCTTGTCCCTACgacatttcctcctttggctcttgggcttttccttgcgAATAGCTTCcgatgcttcacgggtcatacccaCGATTCTACCTTTCTTTCtgagatcttatcttcaatcttcttccgattgtcataagagcatcgaatgttttgatgtgctggtagtatatcttcccacggtactccccatacagattttctaacaatatctcgacctactcctcctcagtagggtggttccacatttttgcggccttctccctaaaccgcatgatgtagtttgagaactcttcgcTCGGTTCttacctcaaggtttccaattctcttcgagtaatatccatctcaatgttgtatgaatattgcttagtgaaggctttaaccacgaGAGGCCCATGGAGGTTTAGGTGTGATCAAGTGGGTTAACCACCTTAAAGcgagatccggccaaagaatataagaacgctgtcccatttggttttcgaaagtccccatgatcgcaatggtggcaaaaatcttgagatgagccctaggatctcccgatccgtcgaacttatccaatttccatttgaaatcttcggggattttcccttcgggaaagaacaccaggtcttcttcatctttttctttaactttgcccttgacaaccacttccaactcggctactttttctctcattttcttctccctttcagtctcaggaagGTCcgtagggtggctatcttccccttcttctactggtatgatgattggagtcttgagggttgcggggttagttttccggacttcttgctctgctggtccagctatggatccgcccctagatagttcattggtgcgaactagttgtgccatgagttgccgcgtttcggccatgtctacttgcagcctatccactcgatcttcgacgtgactttcagacaagtgatcctccggaggattcatgttactcacaagtgatatctcagaagatgaactagaaggaatcagggatcttgaggagaatggtgggttggctcgagtcaaccttccgtCGCGTCAgacccagatggataaggacggaatcgtgcttctacgaaatagagaagaatacctagtttagaccctaagaaggctaaagaagaattttattttatttatcttttttttttgtttatgatttttttgtattttataacatttgtttcattttattattttattcgacttaagtaatcggagtggtcatcagagtttcagcagactccttctgaggccagacttcgaatgccgtcattgcccaagcattttcgaacacaacaacaaaaaacaaacaaaagaaagatcctagttaccgggtcattgatgattatgtctggagtcaagatgagatgccttcttttttttttctcgagggacatgtaaggttccattatatggaagtggacttctatttttctttaagggaccatcgtgggactatggaattccttatttttggtggtatctcatatcaaaaccaggttaatcgtcaaatgaccctaaactcggtctttcttacagctaacaaaggttagtttgtgtcgtaccttaatcatatgtggtcgattttcctacatgatgcatgtaatgggtaggctttcataggacagaacaaggccacccttgacagaaccgatatacctatcgctcgtggtcgcgaattgtagaCACGTGgctcttttgatatacctggagaataggtcacacaaactcagagtaatcgagctagtgccttttttgagtggcagagcactccacagcacactagtgaataccctcggtgattctaaacccgtacagtaaatatcaagggctatagcttcgccgcgaattacccatgactactcatggggtccaacgactaactacaggggtaagaggagttcccatgcagtgtatctgtgcaagaaagtggtacaggaagcggctatcatccgatctcagaatACTTAGCATGatgtgcctcacctccccggggataaaggcacgacagggagtaccctcgccgtttgatttcacttcgagcactatgcatgatgcggttagtacacacaagggttagccagacaaatgtatatggtatttatttatttatttatttatttgtattttgttttgtatatttttttttattatattcttttattattatttttttttctttttttttttataaaagtttagagagaacattctgtcatttattgatagcacctatttagagagtttgacctcgggtggacgtTTGTCCACCtattccccagtgaagtcgccactgtaagtaccgcggtcctttGGGACGAAGGTCATCCTCGGCCCTTTTGTTGGCGTATTGatgacatagggttttgggagatacatgtgtgtgtgtatggatgtggataacattgtcaatgtatgataaataggggattgggatcatgcattgaaatatgttaacataatgagaagtcgccacctagggttagggcctaggacccattaagtgtagccctacccgtgttcctccatatggtccaaccaaaggttcgggtaaggggtcaggttacgagtgtgggaaggtgttaggcacccacctcgcccggccgaagccggtctctctgtgttagatgctacataaggacgaatgttgtttctctcttattacggggatgggggatattatgaactacattcagatgctatgaattgaactaaagtataataaactacattatatatgtgaaaaatgcggactaaaacggtaaaatatgaaagaactacgttggatcaacaaaaatgcaataattatacctgtatggttgtatgcccctggctcaggggagatggacttatggaccgacgctgcttctttctcggcagagtaacggctctttcgagtgatttggaaaagagtaaccAGAAAGAATAACATCTATAGcaaaggagtttcgatggttatccgtgcacggACGGGATACCAAAGCCAAGGAGCAAAAACGCTCTATACTCAGaaggacaatcgaaggatccgtccgccacaagaaaacttcaagcactcacacactcatgagagaaggaagggaaatgaaagtgaaaaagggggaaaagatgctaggaatcacttggggagggtctctccacccaaaattccctgggaaatgtgggaggggaccctcctatttatagggagggaccttttctccCTCCTGGCCgaaaaagtcctccacggcgccgtgggtgacgtcagcaggctgatgtcacaccccctcatggcgccgtggaaatccggtacacatccccacagtgccgtgggaaggtgcccacggtgccgtgggaaggcgtccacggcaccgtggactcttcccacggcgccgtgggcgcgcagtgctatttttccctcttttttttttttgcctaaaatggatcattttgtgctcagcatggttcttggtcccatgggtcaggtatctttggatCTGAAAATAGGGagggtgcgtcgtccatcgtccatgtcctgttgtcatcatcgccaattagggggtgacaaaaaatcagcgtctacaccATCAGATAGATACTGATGTTCTTCAAGACTTTAAATAGTACGTTCTTCTCAActggaagaaagaaaagcttCCATGCACCCAGTTCATTTATTGCATCTCATATTACCAAACTTGCAAAACAGTTTGTACTTATAAAATAAGAAGACAAGCTTGGACATCGGATAGTCTAATTTGGTGCGATTGAAAATGACATTATTAATGAAGAGATGTTAAGAGGGCTAAGATAAGGTTAACTAGTGAATAGGTTTATTATACATGACAAACAAGTAGATTTCTTCTCCAAAGCTGAAATCTTTCTAGTGACAATAATAGACAATTGCAAGGTTGCAGGATAATGGCAATAAAACCTTAagttaaaaaatggaaaaccaaCTCACCACACTGTCAACAGAGACACCCAGTATCTCTGTGTTTAACTTCTCAAAATCTGAGTACCGGTCACTGAAAGCAGTGATCTCTACAAGCATAAAAGACATGAATGGGAAAGACAAAGATTCAGTTCCAAAATACATCTAAGTATCTGACATTCAATTAACATTCTTCAAGGGTCAAACTCACCAGTGGGGCAAACAAATGTGAAATCCAGAGGATAGAAAAAGAGAATGACATATTTCTTTCCAATATACTCGGATAGCTTGACCTATTAAAACAATCTCTCAATTAGGAATGCAATAAAACATGTGGCTACCTGGTATTTAGTCCATGATTAATCACAATGAACCAGTGGCATACATTATAATACTGAAAACCACATATTCAGTTCaaatgaacagatgtgaagcacTTATTAGTCATACCATTAAATGGGTTGTTATTAAATGTAAGATGTACACTAGACATGACAATAAACTGAGGTCATAATCTAATTTCAAAACAAGGAACAGTCTGAAGCACAATTAACTACTCAGTGGTTTCTCAAGTCCAGTTCAGGTTCATGGTTCGATCTCACAACCATTCAGTAAACACAGTTATTAAGTATCGATttcccccaaccccaacccaccAGAGGATTAAAGTGAGAGGAATATGCTTCTACAATTAGGTGAGAGTGGTCCTCATTGGAGCCTAGGGaacattattttatttaagttttGAAAAGCCACATAAAATGGCCTTTGATAAGTTTTTGCTTCAAAAGGATGGGTAAATGGTGACAGCAAAACTAACATAGCCTATACTTTAGATAGAGATCGGAAATCAACCATTTGGTAGACCATAAATACCAGCCAACTAGCTTACCTACATAATTTCAAAACTCTCCAATAATAGGCCCTTCTATTACTGCACTTGCAGAAAAATACAAAGATAGACTAGTTcaataacaaaaatcaatttaAACTCACAAACCAATTAATAGATACATGGTGACTGTAGGACATGATATGAATGTTATTCCTGACTGATCCAACATTTCTGTTCTTctggctccatttgtttccagGTAGAAACCacataaaggaaaattttcagataaaataagtataaataaaaaaagatttacttgAAACCTTTTAAGTGGCTTTTTACATCGAAACAAATGGAGTCTCAAAGACATACCTTAATGAACTCCTGGTCAAAAACGGCTTCAGCTTCAAAATCTGGGGCCTGATTACCAACCAAAGGAAGTTCACTCTGGGCAAGGGGAGGCAAAGCAAACATCAAAGATCAGACATCAATCATAATTTATAAGTAAAACCATAAATATTGACTAATAGTCCATGTGGATAAACATGGTTACAAAGCTGTTACAGCTTTCATAAAATCACAATTCATATCAGAGAATTCAGGACCTGCATTTCTTACAGGCCTTATTTAGAAAGCTACTCAAGCCGTATTTTATTAAAAGAGGATGGATAGGATATAATCAGAACAAGAGCTCTGAGATATTCCGGTCATGAACATGTATGGGAAGTTGGGGGGCAGTAGTTGACCAGATACTTTTCTTTGGGTATTCGAACCTGGAGTTCGTATATGAGGATATTTCTAACAATTGTACAAGATTAAACCCTTTACAGAAACCATGTGGAGATGAAGCAAAACTGTAATACGTCAGGGGTCTATCATATAGCAGACTAAGAGAGGACTACAATATGAATATTGAATCCATCCACCCAAAGGCGGCTCAAGAATAAAAGCATTGAAAATACTAGTCACACAAGCTCTTAAAATGTGACGGAAACTAGAAAGCAAGTTTACGTACACAGAAATATTATCAGATTCCTAGCATTAATCACCCAAGACATAAATTGTTCGCCAATATAAGAGGAAAACTTATAACACAGTTCAAAGATAATTGTACGAAAAATGATGCATATTCACTGTAGCTTCACAAACGGTAAATTCAGCAAGTAATTTGCAGAATACCAAAATACATATGATAAAACAAATTCAGCAGATAACAGTACAATTCGATCCATCTTCATTACAAAAGAGATACAGGAGCAacacagaaaatacccaagagAACGATGTAAAGCACATTTTCCCAAAACGACAGAGTACCTCTAAACAGAGATATAGAAAAAAGCAAAAGCAATATAAATCCAATAATCTCTTACAGCATTGACAAAGAAGCTCCTCCTGGAAGATGATCTGGAGGTGGAAATTGGCCTAGAGACGCGAGACTGGAAGGGTCTCCGGAGACCGTTGAAGCTTTTGGGGATTGTTAGGGTTTGAGAGAATGGCTTGGAAGGGACCATAGAAGCCATGGGCTTCGCAGATTTGCATGAAAAGGAGCCAGGGTTCGATGAGAGAATGGCAGAAGGAGCTGAGCAGGCCATCTTGGTTTCGCTCTCAGTCTCACTCTTCTCCACTGGGCAGAAGAGAGTCTCTCGTTGGCAGAGAAAAAAAGGTCACCTTGCGTGGATAAGCGAAAAGGTTATGCCTTTTTAAATAGCAGATAACAGGCTCCACAGATTCGGGACAGCCGGAAATATAGGTAATTCGGAGGCCTtttaggggtattattgtcatgTAGTTAAATATGTTAGAGTAAATTACACTGTGACCCCCTGAGGTTTTTCCTAAATACAgtgcgaccccctgtgtttttaaattatacaatcGAAACCCCTGAGTTTAGGTTAGTTGTTACAGTCAGCCTCACTCCGTTAGTTAGGTGTTACGATATTGGTAATTGATAccttcaaatgactaatatacccctaatggggtgtgagcttaccattttgcccatagggcatcccTAACGTCACACCCCCCCCTCCCCTGCTACTCGAATTAGTCGCAGGTTTAGGGTTCTGGCAATCTACCTCAGGCCATCTTCAAATCCTTCCTCTACTACTCGAAGGCATGATAAGGAAGATGCATTTTAGGGTTCTCAGGATGGCGATCTGTTGAGGCCATCTTCAACTCCATCCCCTGTCTGCTACATAAACCATTCGTGGGATCCAGCTTTGCACGAATGGTTTGGGTGGCTCCGTTCAACTCCACCCCCTATCTCCTCATGTATTTGATATCTCTCTTTGTtgccaaaaattttaaaaaacaaaatttaagtGCATCAATCGAAGGGATGAGGGGGAAAAAAGATGCATACCGGGGAAGGTGAGCAAGGATGGTACTTGGTAGGTTCATTGAGAATTAAATAATGAATAGATGGGTTCATTCATAATCAACAACTCTAATTTCAAGTTTGTTCATCACCAACAAGTAAGTTTgaaatccccaaaccctagattccccttGCTTCTTATTTTTCCCAAGACCTAAATTCACCCCAACCCATTCTACTCGTGAGAATCACTCCAAACTCAGGTCGAGTGCTACCCTGCCCCTttggaaaactcgatccaagttgggtgtaattctgcccagccaaacccAAGGAATCCTAATTTCTCttcccttaaaccctaaccctaatctaACCTATTTTCTCCATAAACCATTGTTGTCGATTCAGGTTACAACCACTGTTTTGCTAATTTGAGTTTAATTCATCATTGGAATTAGTAAATCAGCAACCTTACATTAAACCTAACATGTAGACCATAACTtccataaaccctaaaccaaatTTAGCCTTTCCCTTCAATAAACCCTAATCGAATCATCCTTTGAGACATattc encodes:
- the LOC122671787 gene encoding 2-Cys peroxiredoxin BAS1, chloroplastic, which translates into the protein MACSAPSAILSSNPGSFSCKSAKPMASMVPSKPFSQTLTIPKSFNGLRRPFQSRVSRPISTSRSSSRRSFFVNASELPLVGNQAPDFEAEAVFDQEFIKVKLSEYIGKKYVILFFYPLDFTFVCPTEITAFSDRYSDFEKLNTEILGVSVDSVFSHLAWVQTDRKSGGLGDLKYPLISDVTKSISKSYDVLIPDQGIALRGLFIIDKEGIIQHSTINNLSIGRSVDETMRTLQALQYVQENPDEVCPAGWKPGEKSMKPDPKLSKEYFAAI